Proteins from a genomic interval of Ptychodera flava strain L36383 chromosome 7, AS_Pfla_20210202, whole genome shotgun sequence:
- the LOC139137486 gene encoding fucolectin-like → MNLGIVLAMLIVVSLAAAYDEAANTTTLPPCEYPVPIHNVAEGRPTHQSSDKPNKNGGSEKAVDGNKNSDLRNGESCTWTNREYQPYWQVDLGQTYDIYKVVITNRQDCCSYRITNAQIRVGDSQNFEENPVCGTMVNSTMSREETITIRCGCGIPMRGQYVSIQLIKKEEMLHLCEVEVMAL, encoded by the exons ATGAACCTTGGCATTGTCTTAGCGATGCTTATTGTTGTCTCATTGGCAGCAGCTTACGATGAAG CTGCGAATACCACGACATTACCAC CTTGCGAGTATCCAGTTCCCATTCACAATGTTGCAGAGGGTAGACCAACACATCAGAGCTCGGACAAGCCGAACAAGAATGGAGGGTCTGAAAAGGCAGTGGACGGAAACAAGAATAGTGACTTGAGGAATGGGGAGTCTTGTACCTGGACTAATAGAGAATACCAACCTTATTGGCAAGTGGATTTAGGACAGACATATGATATCTATAAGGTCGTCATCACCAACAGACAGGATTGTTGCT CTTACCGTATCACGAATGCCCAGATCCGTGTAGGTGACAGCCAAAACTTCGAAGAAAACCCGGTGTGTGGGACGATGGTCAACAGTACAATGTCGAGAGAGGAAACCATTACCATAAGATGTGGCTGTGGGATACCAATGAGAGGTCAATACGTATCAATTCAACTCATAAAGAAGGAAGAGATGCTTCATCTTTGTGAAGTGGAAGTTATGGCGTTATAA